The following is a genomic window from Saprospiraceae bacterium.
GCAGGCATTCGCATGTTTTTTTGGAGTGGAAAGAGTTTTGATGAGCCACAGCTCGAACACAGTAAAGGTAAGTTTCAGGATGCATCTATTTTATACACCGAAGTCATTCAAATCGATACATTGGACATGGCGAGATGGATACAAAAAGCAAGAGATATTCAATGGGATTACAAAAATATAGTAAAGAGAAAAGGAGAATTAATCAGGTTAAAATAAAAATTTAAACATACTCTAACCTCCCGGGCTTAATACCCCGAATTATTTGGGATTTTTGGCATATTGAACCAAACGAGTAAATTTTAAAGAAAATCTAAAGTGTTAACGACTTTCTTGGTGACAATTTTCCGACTTTTCTATGATCAATGATATTGTAATTTTCCATAACCAAAGCTGCAGCACCCAAAAGTTCAGCATTATATTGAAGTTCAGAAATTTGGATTTCAAGATGTTCTGCTAATTTGGGAATACAATGTTCATTGAGCGCCTGCTGTATTGGGGTGATCCATAACTTTCCTGCTCGTGAACCTCGACCGCTGATAAGTACCAATTCGGGATTTAAAAGATGGACAAGAATGGCTATGCCACGTCCGATATGATATCCTGCATCTGAAATCAAACTGACAGAAAATTTATCGCCATTTATTGCAGCGTCAATTATCTTTTTGATAGATTGGTCCACATCATCCAATGATAATTCTTTCAATACAGTTGGGGTTCCATTCTGGATGCCCGCGATTGCTTTTTTTGTGATGACCAGTAAGGACGTTTCAGTTTCTAAGCATCCCATTTTCCCGCAGCTGCACATCTTGTCATTATTGAATAGCGGAAGATGACTGAATTCTCCTGCAAAACCTCTGTCTCCACGAAATATGGCTCCATTGATGATCATTCCGAGTCCCACACCCCAACCAATGTTCAAAACCATTACATTCTTTCTGTCTTTGGCGGCCCCATATTTGTGTTCTGCTAATGCTATAAGGCTGGAATCATTATCAATCAGTACTTTGAGTCCGATAGATGCTTCCAGATTTTTTTCAAGAATATTGTCTGAAAAACTAAAGAATGAGTGATTTACCCCTTTTTTTACATCGACAAAACCTGGCATTCCTATACCGACTCCTACAATTTTATTTCGGGGAATGCCACATTCTTTAATATAGTGATTAATAATATTTACCAGAGATTGCAACGTTTTGGGATCATTGTCAATTTTTAATTCATATTTTGCAATATCTCTTACTAAACTTCGGGACATGTCCACAATAGATATTCTAGTGATATACTGGTCTAAAGCTACTGCAATGATATATTTATAATCATTAAGGATGGAATAATATTGCGCTGGCCTTCCTACAGTAAATACAGATGTGTTATCTTCGATTATTACCTTTTCATCTTTTAATTCATTGAGTAGTTTAGTTACAAATGGAATGCTCTTGTCGGTTTTGTCACTTAATTCTGCAAGTGTAGAAGGTCCTGCGAAAAACATTTCTTTAATGATTGCCCTCTTATACAATTTTTGCTTTTCCAAAATTAAACACTTTAATAAAAAAAACATCACAAGATATTTAAATAAATTAAAAATTGCAAATAATTTTTAATAACAATTATGAATTTTTGGTTTTTTGACTATTTCCATCAACAAAAGTAATATACTGATAATTGTTAAAAACGGGATTCCATCCTGCTATTATTAAGAATACGACAAAAGATGTTTATAATTTTATCTATAGGATGATCTTAGAAATAAATTACTCTGAATTTCTCACTCTACAAATTTTGTATTGGTATAAATATAGCAAACAGAAAATTGATTGCGAAAGTATTTGATCGTAATTAATTAAATTACAATACGTTATAATTTAAATTTTTAACAGAATATTTTCTGTTCTCTATAACTATCCTATCTTAACTGATGTCATGGTGAGTGATCGCGCCACTGCAGTATCGTTAAAAAACTCAGAATGCTCATTTTCTTCCTGAAGAGCCAGTATGTAGAGTAGGGGCAGGTAATGTTCTGGTGATGGAATGGCAAGTTTCCAGGCCTTGCCTTGGTTTGTATAGTTGATCAGATTAAGATGATTTTTTTGACTGATGTATTTTTTCATTTGATCTGATGCTTCATTGGCCCATTCATATCCGTAAGCTGGCAAGTGCATTTTGTCCCAGGCGATCATCCCCAGATTATGCACCATATTACCACTACCTATTATCAAAATGCCTTTGCTGCGAAGTGCAGAAAGTTCTTTGGCAAGTTCATAATGGTAAGAAGGTGGTTTAGAGTAATCGAGACTCATTTGTATCACAGGAATATCGGCTGCCGGATATAAATGTTTGATAACACTCCAGGCTCCGTGATCAAGACCCCAATTTTGGTCCAGTTGAACATTAGTGCTTTTGATCATGGCTTGAGTCTCTATTGCCAATGCAGGATTGCCGGGTGCAGGATATTGGACATCGAACAATTCCTTCGGAAATCCACCAAAATCATGAATAGTCTTCGGGTTTTCCATGGCTGTGACATAAGTGCCATTGGTTTCCCAATGTGCAGAAATACACAAAATGGCCTTGGGTCGCTCGATTCCTGAGCCAATTGACCTGAAACCACGAACAAAATCATTTTCTTCTATAGCATTCATCGGGCTGCCATGCCCCAGAAATAATGCCGGTAATTTCTCCGTTGCAGGTAATTTTTCGTTTAATTTATTTAGTTCATTCGATTTCATGGAACATCCCAAAAGGGGCAGTAAGCCCATGGCTTTTAAAAATTCTTTACGATCCATAACCAGTCAATAATATTTGTTGCAACAAATATAATAGTTTTTTATGACAAAAAGTTCATTTTGCACCACTTGTTTAATGTCACACTAAAGATCTGCTGACTTTTATTTAGGATCACAATCTCTGTAGGCCTGTATTAGTTTTAACTCTCCTTCTTTACCACCCTGCGACTTTCCGTGTTCCATACCAAGAATCAGGTTTTTGCCTTCTGCTTTTGATTTATCCTGTATTTTTTTAAATAGATATTTGTAATTTATTTCTCCGGAATTCGGTTCATTGCGACCTGGTTCATCACCTATTTGAAAGTAAGCTATTTCATCCCATGTCAGGTCAATATTTCGGGATATTCTGCCTTCGTTTTTTTGCATATGATAGATATCAAATAGTATCTTGCAGGCAGGGCTATTTACCGCTTTACATATCATATGAGTTTGGTCAGTATATCTCAAAAACAAGTCCGGTGTATCAGATAGTGGTTCAAGTACCATGACCAAATTATGAGGTTCAAATATTGCCGCACCGCTTCTTAAAGTATCTATCACATGGCTTGTCTGGATGCCAATGGGCAATGATCGATCATAGTTGCCTGGTACGACTGTCATGAAAGTAGCTCCGGTCCGTTTTGCCACATC
Proteins encoded in this region:
- a CDS encoding DUF1801 domain-containing protein, which codes for MNPEIKAYNELLNANDNIICTQLSELLNTHLPEAETKIWHRHPVWFLDGNPVAGYSKIKAGIRMFFWSGKSFDEPQLEHSKGKFQDASILYTEVIQIDTLDMARWIQKARDIQWDYKNIVKRKGELIRLK
- a CDS encoding ROK family protein — its product is MFFLLKCLILEKQKLYKRAIIKEMFFAGPSTLAELSDKTDKSIPFVTKLLNELKDEKVIIEDNTSVFTVGRPAQYYSILNDYKYIIAVALDQYITRISIVDMSRSLVRDIAKYELKIDNDPKTLQSLVNIINHYIKECGIPRNKIVGVGIGMPGFVDVKKGVNHSFFSFSDNILEKNLEASIGLKVLIDNDSSLIALAEHKYGAAKDRKNVMVLNIGWGVGLGMIINGAIFRGDRGFAGEFSHLPLFNNDKMCSCGKMGCLETETSLLVITKKAIAGIQNGTPTVLKELSLDDVDQSIKKIIDAAINGDKFSVSLISDAGYHIGRGIAILVHLLNPELVLISGRGSRAGKLWITPIQQALNEHCIPKLAEHLEIQISELQYNAELLGAAALVMENYNIIDHRKVGKLSPRKSLTL
- the ygiD gene encoding 4,5-DOPA dioxygenase extradiol, producing MDRKEFLKAMGLLPLLGCSMKSNELNKLNEKLPATEKLPALFLGHGSPMNAIEENDFVRGFRSIGSGIERPKAILCISAHWETNGTYVTAMENPKTIHDFGGFPKELFDVQYPAPGNPALAIETQAMIKSTNVQLDQNWGLDHGAWSVIKHLYPAADIPVIQMSLDYSKPPSYHYELAKELSALRSKGILIIGSGNMVHNLGMIAWDKMHLPAYGYEWANEASDQMKKYISQKNHLNLINYTNQGKAWKLAIPSPEHYLPLLYILALQEENEHSEFFNDTAVARSLTMTSVKIG
- a CDS encoding TIM barrel protein; this translates as MPLSRRTFLKNSALVSTGIGITAEITIPSESLFIDKPYNMLFAPHFGMFENHAGKDLLDQIKYMHDRGFRAIEDNGMMGRTPEMQEKIGSLLGKLGMKMGVFVVAFDNWPLQSSMTTGKDEWKQKFTHTCKDAVDVAKRTGATFMTVVPGNYDRSLPIGIQTSHVIDTLRSGAAIFEPHNLVMVLEPLSDTPDLFLRYTDQTHMICKAVNSPACKILFDIYHMQKNEGRISRNIDLTWDEIAYFQIGDEPGRNEPNSGEINYKYLFKKIQDKSKAEGKNLILGMEHGKSQGGKEGELKLIQAYRDCDPK